The following coding sequences lie in one Glycine max cultivar Williams 82 chromosome 19, Glycine_max_v4.0, whole genome shotgun sequence genomic window:
- the LOC102666944 gene encoding uncharacterized protein produces MACPERQKVAFGTYTLVEEAEYWWENTRQCLEAEGQDVTWDVFKRVFLEKYFPEDVRNKKEMEFLELKKGSMIVAEYAAKFEELVRYFPHYQGRDGESSKCVKFLNGLRPEVKQDVNYHGVRQFPLLVNMCLIWDEDSRDRAAYYRSTSPMRNKKSGPQHR; encoded by the coding sequence ATGGCATGTCCGGAGAGGCAAAAGGTTGCTTTTGGTACATATACTCTAGTGGAAGAGGCTGAGTATTGGTGGGAGAATACTCGCCAATGCCTAGAGGCTGAAGGTCAAGATGTGACCTGGGATGTCTTCAAGAGAGTGTTTTTGGAGAAATACTTTCCCGAGGATGTTAGGAACAAGAAGGAGATGGAGTTCTTGGAGCTTAAGAAAGGAAGTATGATTGTGGCTGAATATGCGGCCAAGTTTGAGGAGCTGGTGAGGTACTTTCCCCATTATCAAGGGAGAGATGGTGAGAGTTCCAAGTGTGTAAAGTTTCTGAATGGCTTACGACCTGAAGTGAAGCAAGATGTGAATTACCATGGTGTCCGTCAGTTCCCACTTTTGGTTAATATGTGTCTGATTTGGGATGAAGACTCCCGAGACAGGGCGGCCTATTATAGGAGTACAAGTCCAATGAGGAACAAAAAGAGTGGGCCTCAACATCGATGA